In one window of Oryzias melastigma strain HK-1 linkage group LG5, ASM292280v2, whole genome shotgun sequence DNA:
- the LOC112145095 gene encoding complement C1q subcomponent subunit A isoform X1, protein MLQSCTMKGSPYLPVFVGVALLISGVQSDVSCKGTDGRPGQDGASGRDGWPGVKGDKGEPGTLADGPVSSSVLQRMKGEKGSRGEQGDLGPKGYQGDLGSPGLPGRPGLPGPDGKRVNRGQQSDQVGDQSAFSVIRNITTYPPFSQVVKDWVDVVNIPGHFKTNTGEFICDISGVYYFNFHSVARVSICLAIVSTVLDKQLVFCDYGNEQVLSGGVVLQLTAGDKVWLESFQDQQEANVIDNSQSKQIIFNGFLIFTAQ, encoded by the exons ATGCTGCAGAGTTGCACCATGAAAGGCTCTCCTTACCTGCCTGTTTTTGTGGGAGTGGCCTTGCTGATCTCCGGCGTTCAGAGTGACGTGAGCTGCAAAGGAACGGACGGCCGTCCAGGTCAGGACGGAGCCTCCGGAAGAGATGGCTGGCCTGGAGTGAAGGGTGACAAAGGAGAGCCAG GAACACTGGCCGACGGTCCAGTCAGCTCCAGCGTCCTGCAGAGGATGAAGGGGGAGAAGGGGAGTCGAGGGGAGCAGGGAGACCTGGGGCCCAAAGGTTACCAAGGTGATTTGGGATCACCTGGTCTGCCTGGTAGACCTGGTCTTCCCGGACCGGATGGGAAGAGAGTCAACCGAG GTCAGCAGTCTGACCAGGTCGGCGATCAATCAGCCTTCTCGGTCATCAGAAACATCACCACCTATCCTCCCTTCTCACAG GTAGTAAAAGACTGGGTCGATGTGGTCAATATCCCCGGTCATTTTAAAACCAACACAGGAGAGTTCATCTGTGACATATCTGGAGTTTATTACTTCAACTTTCACTCCGTTGCCAGG GTCAGTATCTGCCTGGCCATCGTCAGCACCGTTCTGGACAAGCAGCTGGTGTTCTGTGATTACGGTAATGAACAG GTGCTCTCCGGGGGCGTGGTCTTACAGCTGACAGCAGGTGACAAGGTGTGGCTCGAGTCCTTTCAAGACCAGCAAGAGGCCAACGTCATCGATAATAGTCAGAGCAAACAGATCATCTTCAACGGCTTCCTGATCTTCACAGCCCAATAG
- the LOC112144483 gene encoding complement C1q subcomponent subunit B: protein MACQWLYFWTALLLLLIHAAWVSSQLPCGGGPPGIPGIPGSHGPNGKQGAKGEKGDPGEADQSIRGQRGDPGEKGPPGRAGWKGDNGLLGPPGPLGQPGEKGRPFNPSEQQKSFFSYKMMQQKPNSNTPIDFNSAMVPDLQPQFQGQNLTEGVFTCTIKGVYFFSYHVSMRSNVCLKLVKNSDSHLMMCETYRGFLVTSGSAVLQLEAGDTVSLQVTNHNNIVLTQSSSTFTGFLIFPTI from the exons ATG GCCTGCCAGTGGCTGTACTTCTGGACAGCATTGCTGCTGCTCTTGATTCACGCAGCCTGGGTCTCCTCGCAGCTGCCCTGCGGAGGAGGACCCCCAGGTATTCCAGGGATCCCCGGATCCCATGGACCAAACGGCAAGCAAGGTGCTAAAGGAGAGAAAGGGGATCCAG GTGAAGCTGATCAGTCGATCAGGGGCCAGAGGGGGGACCCTGGTGAAAAAGGGCCCCCAGGACGTGCTGGCTGGAAGGGGGACAACGGTCTTCTGGGCCCTCCGGGGCCTCTGGGCCAGCCAGGAGAGAAGGGGAGGCCCTTCAACCCGTCAGAACAGCAGAAGTCGTTCTTCTCCTATAaaatgatgcagcagaaacCAAACTCCAACACGCCCATCGACTTCAACAG CGCGATGGTGCCTGACCTGCAGCCTCAGTTTCAAGGACAAAACCTGACAGAAGGCGTCTTCACCTGCACCATCAAAGGCGTGTACTTCTTCAGCTACCACGTCTCCATGAGGAGCAAT GTGTGTCTGAAGCTGGTCAAGAACAGCGACAGTCACTTGATGATGTGTGAAACATATAGGGGGTTTCTGGTAACTTCTGGCTCCGCCGTCCTGCAGCTGGAGGCTGGAGACACCGTCTCCCTGCAGGTAACCAACCACAACAACATCGTGCTGACCCAGAGCAGCTCCACCTTCACCGGCTTCCTGATCTTCCCCACCATCTGA
- the LOC112145095 gene encoding complement C1q subcomponent subunit A isoform X2, translating into MKGSPYLPVFVGVALLISGVQSDVSCKGTDGRPGQDGASGRDGWPGVKGDKGEPGTLADGPVSSSVLQRMKGEKGSRGEQGDLGPKGYQGDLGSPGLPGRPGLPGPDGKRVNRGQQSDQVGDQSAFSVIRNITTYPPFSQVVKDWVDVVNIPGHFKTNTGEFICDISGVYYFNFHSVARVSICLAIVSTVLDKQLVFCDYGNEQVLSGGVVLQLTAGDKVWLESFQDQQEANVIDNSQSKQIIFNGFLIFTAQ; encoded by the exons ATGAAAGGCTCTCCTTACCTGCCTGTTTTTGTGGGAGTGGCCTTGCTGATCTCCGGCGTTCAGAGTGACGTGAGCTGCAAAGGAACGGACGGCCGTCCAGGTCAGGACGGAGCCTCCGGAAGAGATGGCTGGCCTGGAGTGAAGGGTGACAAAGGAGAGCCAG GAACACTGGCCGACGGTCCAGTCAGCTCCAGCGTCCTGCAGAGGATGAAGGGGGAGAAGGGGAGTCGAGGGGAGCAGGGAGACCTGGGGCCCAAAGGTTACCAAGGTGATTTGGGATCACCTGGTCTGCCTGGTAGACCTGGTCTTCCCGGACCGGATGGGAAGAGAGTCAACCGAG GTCAGCAGTCTGACCAGGTCGGCGATCAATCAGCCTTCTCGGTCATCAGAAACATCACCACCTATCCTCCCTTCTCACAG GTAGTAAAAGACTGGGTCGATGTGGTCAATATCCCCGGTCATTTTAAAACCAACACAGGAGAGTTCATCTGTGACATATCTGGAGTTTATTACTTCAACTTTCACTCCGTTGCCAGG GTCAGTATCTGCCTGGCCATCGTCAGCACCGTTCTGGACAAGCAGCTGGTGTTCTGTGATTACGGTAATGAACAG GTGCTCTCCGGGGGCGTGGTCTTACAGCTGACAGCAGGTGACAAGGTGTGGCTCGAGTCCTTTCAAGACCAGCAAGAGGCCAACGTCATCGATAATAGTCAGAGCAAACAGATCATCTTCAACGGCTTCCTGATCTTCACAGCCCAATAG
- the LOC112145159 gene encoding complement C1q subcomponent subunit C, producing the protein MLKLYFLEVGALLSLIIPLLVDMETCPATGMPGMPGIPGLPGRDGRDGEKGEKGEPGGQLAGSLKGQKGNTGPKGSPGKRGQSGEPGKPGLQGEPGLPGEPGELGTVGLEQQAAFSVARMTSEPPDKGAVILFTKVITDINGDYDTVTGRFRCRVPGTYYFVYHASLERKLCVLMKLDNVIMTTFCDFRQNLRQVTSGGLSVYLSRGQEVWLETKEFVGMTSKPSGYSIFSGFLLHPH; encoded by the exons ATGTTGAAGTTGTACTTCCTTGAGGTGGGAGCCCTGCTCTCATTAATCATACCTCTGCTGGTTGACATGGAGACATGTCCAGCAACAGGGATGCCCGGAATGCCAG GGATTCCTGGCCTTCCTGGGAGGGACGGCCGCGACGGggagaaaggagaaaaaggagaaCCAG GGGGGCAGTTGGCTGGGTCCCTGAAGGGCCAGAAGGGGAACACGGGGCCAAAAGGATCACCTGGTAAACGAGGTCAGAGTGGAGAACCGGGAAAACCGGGCCTTCAAGGTGAACCTGGATTACCTGGAGAACCTGGAGAGCTTGG GACGGTTGGACTGGAGCAGCAGGCGGCCTTCAGTGTGGCCAGAATGACCTCTGAACCTCCAGACAAAGGCGCTGTCATTTTATTTACCAAAGTCATCACAGACATCAACGGCGACTACGACACAGTGACGGGGCGCTTCAG GTGTCGAGTCCCGGGAACATACTACTTTGTGTACCACGCCTCGTTGGAGAGGAAGCTGTGTGTGTTGATGAAGCTGGACAACGTCATCATGACCACCTTCTGCGACTTTCGCCAAAACCTCAGACAG GTGACCTCGGGCGGCCTGTCAGTGTACCTGTCCAGAGGTCAGGAGGTTTGGCTGGAGACCAAAGAGTTTGTTGGGATGACGTCGAAACCCAGCGGTTACAGCATCTTCTCTGGATTCCTGCTGCATCCGCACTGA